The following are encoded in a window of Drosophila simulans strain w501 chromosome 3L, Prin_Dsim_3.1, whole genome shotgun sequence genomic DNA:
- the LOC6737125 gene encoding translocation protein SEC63 homolog, with product MAGQKFQYDESGGTFYYFVLSFLALILIPTTIYYWPRKKKEDNSKLKEECQCADCQKKKTILANAEPYRALTSWTIKLTIVLGWALLLFLTYRVSQFDYEMASFDPFEILNVPPTSSQAEIKKAYYRLSKVLHPDKETGDEKSFMMLSKAYQALTDDVAKENYEKYGNPDGPGAMSFGIALPSWIVEKENSVWVLGLYGLVFMVAMPSAVGVWWYRSIRFSGDKVLLDTTQMYFYFIHKTPHMLLKRALMVLAASLEFDKRHNSQVQERQSDNDEVPALIRQLPNLNEKCKEHPLCRMYSIKARAILHAHLSRMPLNPETLERDRQFVVKKCPYLVQEMVSCVHQLVMMAYARRVPRLPSIETIENCMKMSPMIIQGLWEFKSPLLQLPHLTEDHLYFMNKKRHVKNLQQFAQLKPEESRQLLKNLSDFEYENTMKVLGKMPLIDFSIRCEVIDDENTNVVTAGAIVTVTVTLERKDMKTLFGDTKAPEKQGIKDETNEEAAGDEDEAAAAAPVKKASAWAKPRKGGKGKGGKKPAQNQKNQKKVPAKAAATATTTASEDQAAAGNSDAESEAGNAEGSDVESAAGSGSEDEEKGKNNSSLDDDDDEEWERLQAKLNKRERLEGKSRLSHTVHCPYFPEEKQEYWWTYICDRKSRTLLTAPYHVTNLVEKEEIQLKFTAPRWPGVYTFTVCLRSDSYLGMDQQQELKLDVQKAPAPPTDHPQWDLSESEPEHTDQQENLSDYTTDTSDEEDSD from the exons ATGGCGGGTCAAAAGTTTCAGTACGATGAGAGCGGCGGAACGTTCTACTACTTTGTGTTATCGTTCTTGGCGCTAATATTGATACCGACCACCATTTACTATTGGCCACGTAAAAAGAAAGAAG ATAACAGCAAGCTTAAAGAGGAATGTCAGTGCGCCGACTGCCAGAAAAAGAAGACCATCTTGGCCAATGCCGAGCCGTACAGAGCTCTCACGTCATGGACCATCAAGCTGACCATTGTGCTGGGGTGGGCCCTGCTGCTCTTCCTCACGTACCGCGTCTCGCAGTTCGACTACGAGATGGCCAGCTTCGATCCCTTCGAGATCCTGAATGTGCCGCCGACGTCGTCGCAGGCCGAGATCAAGAAGGCCTACTACCGGCTGTCCAAGGTGCTGCATCCCGACAAGGAGACGGGTGACGAGAAGTCCTTTATGATGCTGAGCAAAGCGTACCAGGCGCTTACCGACGATGTGGCCAAGGAGAACTACGAGAAATATGGTAATCCAGATGGTCCGGGTGCCATGTCCTTTGGCATCGCCCTGCCCTCGTGGATTGTGGAGAAGGAGAATAGCGTTTGGGTTTTGGGTCTGTACGGTCTGGTCTTCATGGTGGCCATGCCCTCGGCAGTGGGTGTTTGGTGGTACCGCTCAATCCGCTTCAGTGGCGACAAGGTGCTGCTCGATACCACTCAGATGTACTTCTACTTTATCCACAAGACACCGCACATGCTTCTAAAGCGGGCGCTTATGGTGCTGGCAGCCAGTTTGGAGTTTGACAAGCGACACAACTCGCAGGTCCAGGAGCGGCAGTCGGACAATGACGAGGTGCCGGCG CTAATTAGGCAGCTGCCCAATCTGAATGAGAAGTGCAAGGAGCATCCGCTGTGCCGCATGTACTCCATCAAGGCTCGCGCCATCCTGCATGCCCATCTCAGTCGCATGCCCCTCAATCCGGAAACCCTGGAGCGCGATCGCCAGTTTGTGGTGAAGAAGTGTCCGTATTTGGTTCAAGAAATGGTCTCCTGCGTCCACCAGCTGGTCATGATGGCCTATGCCCGACGTGTGCCCCGCCTGCCCAGCATCGAAACGATTGAGAACTGCATGAAGATGTCGCCGATGATTATCCAAGGCCTGTGGGAGTTCAAATCGccactgctgcagctgccccACCTTACCGAGGACCATCTGTACTTCATGAACAAGAAGAGGCACGTCAAGAACCTACAGCAATTCGCCCAGCTCAAGCCGGAGGAGAGCCGTCAGCTTCTGAAGAACCTATCTGACTTTGAGTACGAGAACACGATGAAAGTGCTGGGCAAGATGCCGCTGATTGACTTCTCCATTCGCTGCGAGGTTATCGACGATGAGAACACCAATGTGGTGACCGCCGGGGCCATAGTTACGGTCACGGTTACGCTGGAGCGCAAGGACATGAAGACGCTGTTCGGTGACACAAAGGCGCCTGAGAAGCAGGGCATCAAGGATGAGACCAACGAGGAGGCTGCCGGTGATGAGGATGaggctgctgccgctgcgccGGTCAAGAAGGCTTCCGCCTGGGCCAAGCCACGTAAGGGTGGCAAGGGAAAGGGTGGTAAGAAACCAGCCCAGAACCAAAAGAACCAGAAGAAGGTGCCGGCCAAGGCTGCGGCCACAGCTACGACCACGGCATCCGAGGATCAAGCGGCGGCGGGTAACTCTGATGCCGAATCGGAGGCTGGAAATGCGGAGGGCAGCGATGTGGAATCGGCTGCCGGCAGTGGCAGCGAGGATGAGGAGAAGGGCAAGAACAACTCCTCGctggacgacgacgatgacgaggagTGGGAGCGACTGCAAGCTAAGCTTAACAAGAGGGAGCGTCTCGAGGGCAAGTCTCGGCTGTCGCACACCGTCCACTGCCCCTACTTCCCCGAGGAGAAGCAGGAGTACTGGTGGACCTACATATGCGACCGCAAGTCGCGCACCCTGCTCACGGCGCCCTATCACGTGACCAATCTGGTCGAGAAGGAGGAGATCCAGCTGAAGTTCACCGCGCCGCGCTGGCCGGGCGTCTACACGTTCACCGTTTGCCTGAGATCGG ACTCGTATTTGGGTATggatcagcagcaggagctgaaGCTGGATGTACAGAAGGCGCCCGCACCACCGACGGATCATCCTCAGTGGGATCTGAGCGAATCGGAGCCGGAGCACACCGATCAGCAGGAGAACCTGAGCGACTACACCACAGATACGTCCGATGAGGAGGACAGCGACTAA